The genomic stretch TGGGCTGGCCAGACTCAGGGTACCAAGGCAGAGGGCACAGTTCTGGCAGGGAACCTGTCCAAGAGGTGGTACATCTGGCACCTCACGATGCAAACTTGTCCACCTAGAAAGGGGAGGTGGTGTGACTCCAAGGCTTCACTGTGGATGGTGGGGGATGGTAGAGTGAAAGATAGAGAGAggtatgggggggaggggaataaggggtgAAAAGACTGGATTTCATAGTGCCCAAAGCATCTGTGGCTTCGTGCACTGTGGCTCTATGTAGGTAatgggtctttttttctttcttaaaacccACTTGATTTTCAATTATgcgtgtgtgagtctgtgtggtGGTATATGCAAGTGGaatgcccagagaggccagaagcatcagatccccctggaggtggttatgagctagctgcctgacatggatgctgggtgccaaacttgtgtcctctggaagaatgaTTAACACTCTTTAACCATGTCGCCATCTCTTCGGCCCCTTCTTCTCtttacaaataatgtaaaattcacaaatgaATGGCCCATTCCCATGTGAGCATTTTAGCATtattcctcatctttttttttttttctttctttctttttttgcttgtttttcgagacaagatttctctgtgtaaccctggctatcctggactcatgctgtagactaggctggcctcgaactcacagagacccacctgcctctgcctcccaagtgctgggattataggtgtgtgccaccacagcctgctcctcctcctcttttgaaGGATATCACCTGTATCTGTTTCACAATGGCCTGATAGAGTTAGGtagtcttttaattttaatttaagaacTTCTGTAGTGAATTAAATCTTTTTGCATAAGTCTGTTGGTCtattacatacatttttaaaagatttatttattatttatacagcattttgcgtgcatgtgagccagcaggccagaagagggcaccagaactcattatagatggttgtgagccaccatgtggttgctgggaattgaactcatgacctttggaagaacagccagtgctcttaacctctgagccatctgtccagacctactttttttttttttttttaatgccacagAAAACTGAGTTACCTTCTTGTAACCCTCTTGTGTTCTTTCAGTGGTagcacccacccaccctgtgGCATTACAGTAAGAATTAGGAGAGATGACCGTGTCCTCCAGGGTCGTTAACACATTATACTTGTTGACTGTGTCTTCTGTGTGCCTTAtgggcatatgtgtgcatacatgtcaGAAACTACACACATGTATAGTGATAGGGTGCTTGTGCACAGTTCTTGTCATGTACAAGTGTATATATACAGTATGTACACAAGATTCACACAGCGACATACACAAATTCATATACAATAAAGGCTTAGAGCAGTGCCATacctatgtatatacacatgtgttatattctatatataacacatattatatatatgggctataatatatatgtatatgtgtgtgtgtgtaaatatatatatatatatatatatatatatatatatatataaaacctttgGCATAGAGTAGTCCTCTGTTAAATGTTACTTCTACCCTCTCCCACTAGACATAAagagtttttatttctaaaactacTTTCCTTGAAgtaaagtgttctgcctgctttgtGAGTTAGCTCCACTCCCTGCACAACTGTGGCTGTGCGTGCTGAGACCCAGCCGTAGGCATGACATACACGCATCCCACTCCGTGTCAGGCACATAGCAAGCACACCCATGTGTGGCAGGTGAGCAGAGGTTCAGGCTCATggactcctcccagttcctcggTGGCTGACAGTGGTCTGCAAACTGCTGGTGTCCATGCTGGGGCCCTGACCCTGCACCTGGGCTGAAAATCCATAGAAGGGGGTGTCTGTACTTTGCACGGCATGATGAATGGAAGCGGTTCTGTTTCTGAAAGCTGGGATGCATGCAGGTAACACCTGCCTGACAAAGATTTACAACTGCTCCCCAAGCTGCCTCTGTAGATTGCAAAACTGGGTCAAGCTTTTCACAGGAGCCATACCTTGGAGGAGGGGTAAaggcagttttattttattttattttatttatttatttatttatttatttatttatttatttatttacaaaaacgCACTGAAGGGACTGGAGGCCAGTGGTGTCTTAGGAGTTCTGAAGTGCCTGTTACCATGTAGCTGGCCCCCCTGCCCATGTGACTAGAAGTTGGAGGGGATGAAAAACGATTTCCAGCTGAACTTGGCTGTTTTCTAAATAACTTCACGCCTGGAAGATGAATTGGGCAAGAATGGGTCAGCCCCGAAACAAGTTCCCTACGTTTAAATACTGGACACGGTGCAGCTTAACCTCAGGGAAATGGAGCGATGGCTGGTGCGCTCACTCAGGCAGGCCCATTATTACAGCCCGGCTCCCCGAGTTTTCGGGCTGAGGCCCAGGCGGGCCACGGGCACCTATTTGGAGAGTAAGGCTTCCTGTGCGGCCTGTGATCTTCTGTGGGAGCACTTGCCATAATGGAAAATATCCTTCACTTTTAGTGTAGTGAGCAGTATAGCCTGACTCAATTTGTGCAGGCCCGGGCAGAGTGGCTCTGGGTTCTCATTCAATTAGGAGACTGATGAAGTTCCTTAGCCTGCTGCAGCTCAGCTGTTCCTTCTCTAGTGAAGTGACTTCGGAAAGCCCGGCCTGTTGCTAGGGAACCAGAGAGCTGCCCGAGAAGTTGATCCAGGGAGTTGCAGTGGGGCAGCTTCACTTTCCGGGTTGCTCTGTATCTTCCTTCAGTTGCTTGTTCGGGCTTCCAGGCCCTGCGCTGcggtgctgtgtgtcctgtggggggggggggggggagggaagaactccgtgctctgtgctctgtgccgGAACACCATGGCCTCATCTGATAGCTCTATCCCTTTCTGTCGTGAGGAAgaagatgcccccccccccccaggtaccTTCTTGGCCATTCCAGCAAAAATTAACCCCTTCGTGGGTCAACTGCTATCTGCAGGCCCCTACAGGAGTCTGGCCCGAACACTGTGGTGTCTTCCCCAAAGAGCAGTGTGCTCAGCTAAAGCTCTGCTTGCAGGCAGGGTGGCCACAAACATGCCTGCCGTGAGGAGTATGTAAGAAGAATAGCCGAGAAGCCTTGGGAGAACTGCAGACTAACACTTGGTGCTCTGAGTACTCCAGGAGTCGCACTGGAGGAATCTAAAACCAGTTACATGAGAAGAAATGGGGGGAGCCATCCAGGCCCCTGAGATGCCCTCAAACAAGGCACTAATTATTTCTGCCTCCACTCTCCCAAGCCTTGCCATTTGCAGGGGCCGGCTGCTCTGCTTTGTGTCAGGTGGCACAGTACGAATTCTCAGATTCTCGGTTGTCTCTGCGGTGCTGCAAGTGGGCTGGCTGGGACTCATTTGGCGCTTCTTATCCCTGCCAGACTTCTGAAGCCTCCACTTCAAAAGAGCTGGCAGAATCAACGGTGCTTTCGGCTTGTGTCTCTGCTTACCACTGCCTCCTGCAGCTCGTTGGTTTTTTAATGTACCGTAATTGGGAATTAATCTGCGAACAACagcatttgggaaaaaaattaattgtgtGTGGAATGTTTGATAATTATGTGCATATGTTAACCCCTTCTTTGCCGATTGTCACTCCAGGCATTGCTCACCGTGATCTGAAGCCAGAAAACATACTGTGTGAATCTCCAGAAAAGGTATGTAGGGCTTGGTTTGAGGCGTTACAGCTCATGTTGATCAGGAGTACCTCCCTACCTCCGTGCAGGAGTTAGACGTTCCTCTGGCCACGTCGCAAGTGCAGCTGACTACGTACACATAAGAGAGGTGTACCTAATGTGTAATGTTCCCACATTCCAGCCagatgcaatcccagcactcaggaggctgaaccaggagttcaaagccagcctcggctacagagtaagaccctgtctgaaaaaaaaaaaaaaatccaggtagTTAGtccttgtgcctttttttttcttttttttaatttatgtattacttatacagtattctacccacatatgtgcctgcaggccagaagagggcaccagatctcatcatagatggttgtgagccaccatgtggttgttggggattgaactcaggacctcaggaagaacaaccagtgctcttaacctctgagccatctctccagcccctccttgtGCCTTTTTGATCTGATCATCTGTGTGATTGGCTTCAGCCTGCAAGCTTGTAAAATATGTGAGCCGTGCACAGCGTTATTACTGTTTCCTATCACAATGCTTCAGAGTAGTTGgtgagagtcagagacaacccaaaaatgttcttttatacAGCTATGTCCCTGCCCATAAATGCTAGTTGTGGTATGGTATTATGCCAGATGGTGTCCACTATTAGAAGTGATAATTAGGGAGCAAGTTCTTGGTAAGAGTTTGTTTCTATTCCTAGCTCCAAAGGTGttcattaaaagtaaaacattaaTGCTTGTGTTGAACAGTGTAACCTGGGTAAACATTACCATAGCCCATCTACTGATAAATGGGAGTCTTTGCATTGCCTTACGAGTGTATGAATTTAACAAATTCTATGTTAGAAGAGGTTGATGGAGgctgggcgatggtggtgcacgcctttaatcccagcaatcgggaggcagaggcaggtggattgctgtgagttcgaggccagcctggtctaccaagcgagtccaggacagccaaggctacacagagaaaccccgtctcaaaaaaacaaaagaagaagaagaagaagaagaagaagaggaggaggaggaggaggaggaggaggaggaggttgatGGTACCAGTAGCCCACATTCACAgctcatgtgtgtgcgtgcacatactTATGCAAGAGCAGTGTGTCTTGGTGCAGAATCCTTAGCTCATAGGTAAGGAGCAGCTGGAAGAGACTGTGTGAGCAAGTCCACTATGCACAGTTCTTGGCAGGGATGTTAATGTATTGCCTCAAGCAAAATGTTGTAACTTCTGCTGGTTGAGGTaatgcacgtctttaatcccagcactcgggaggcagaggcaggcaagactTCTGTGAGATCAAGGATAGCCTGgccctacacagtgagttccagaacagccagaactacatagaacCTGTCTCAAGGAACAAAGACTTTGTGGCTGTGCCTTCCTGTCAGTGGTTTTGGCATACACCTTCATAATGCATCATTATTATATCcattaataataattacagtTAACATTTCAAGCATTCACATTGTACCAGGCACTTATGTTTATTTAGTGTTTCTAAAACATCTTAAGATAGACACCACtattatctttgttttataaatgaggaaactgGCACTTAGAGAAGTTTGAAAAATCCTTACACAAAGTCATCCAATGGCACATGAAAAAGCCTAGATGAACACTAAGGTAACCAGGCCCTAGAGCCCTATGTGCTCAGAACTTGCCATTACTGCCTCTGACTTACAAGGTGTTCTCAGGTCCTGTGTTTAGTTTGTTCTCCATGGTACATCCTTATTTCCCCTTTttatggttgaaaaaaaaaatctaaattttaagAGAGGCTGAATGTCAAAAGGCATTATCAAGAAGCTTAAAGGATAACTTAAATAATCGGAGAATTGAAAGTAATCTATCTGATAAGGGTTTaatgaccaaaatatataaaggccTCCTAAAACTTGGCAACAGAGCAGCAACTCTGTTCTGAAATGGTCAAAAGGCCTGAATAGACTTTCCTCAAAGAAGATTTGCAGGTGGCTAGCAAGCTCATGAAAAGAAGTTCTGCATCCTGGTTAGAGAGCTGCAGATCAAAGCAACAGTGAGACACTACTGTgctcctactttttttttaatagaaaacgattcatgatggtgaggatgtgggtaAGTTGGAATCTTCATACATTGCTGGGGCTGTGAAATGTGGGAAATAGTTTGGCAAACCCTCCAAAGGCTAAGCGTAGATACATCATCTGAGGCACATCTCTGAGGTGTGTGCTCAAAACTGAAAGGcgagtgcacgcctgtaatcctagcactcgggaggcagaggcaggcggatcgctgtgagttcgaggccagtctggtctacaaagtgagtccaggatggccaaggctaacacagagagaccttgtctcgaaaaaccaaaaaccaaaaaacaaaaaacaaaaaaaacctgaaaggcGAGACAGGAACAGATATTTGTGTGCTAATCTATATAACAGTATTATTTAAACTAGCCGCCATGGAAACAACCCTGGGTCCATCAATAGAATGGATAATCAAAATGTGATCTCTAcagacaatggaatattactcagccctAAAACAGAATGAAGTTCTGATACCTGCTCTAACATACATgaatcttgaaaacatttttgccAGGACTGGAGATAAGGCGAGAGAActagcctagcatgcacaggcctGGGGTTCTACTCCCAGCACTTGCCAAAACAAGAACAGTGAAAACATTTATGCCAAGTGAAAGGAGCtatatatacaaacatttatGTTCCAATTACATCAAATATCTAAAATGGACCAATTAGTCAAGGCAGAAGTAGGCTAGAGTTGCCTGAGCTGGGGGCCAAAAATGAGCTGTCATTGCTAGAGTTTAGTCCCCACTTGGAGGGATGGAAGAGTTTTGGAAactgatggtggtaatggtgtaTATTATTGGTGACGCTAGGCTGGTCATACATTTAAGAATTGCTAAAACGGGGAGGTGTGGtgacacctttaatttcagcactcaagaaacaagcaggtggatgtctgtgagtctgagaccagccttcctggctgtcctggaactcactctgcagatcaggctggcctcaaactcagagatccacctgcctctccttcctgagtgctgagattgaaggtgtgtgccaccagcacctGGCTAGGTCATGGCGATCTTAACGCCATCTAGTTCAGCCTCTTCTCCTCTAGGAAATTAAGAGtatggagagaggagagctgggagTCAGTCCTCAGGTGCCTAGCTAACCCAAGGACAGGAAATATGGCCTGGTAGACAGAGCAGTTGCCATTGACAACCAAGCTTCTGTTTGTCCTGCTGCTGTCCCCACTAACCCCAGCTTCTTATGGCAAACCATTCTGTCTTCCTTTGCAGGTGTCTCCAGTGAAAATCTGTGACTTTGACTTGGGCAGTGGGgtgaaactgaacaactcctgcACCCCCATAACCACCCCAGAGCTGACCACTCCAGTAAGTATGGCCTAGTACCTTGTGCCCtgctactgtgtgtgtggagCATCTGAATCTGTGACACCCAGACCAGAGGGTTAGGAAAGGAAATCCCCTGTCACACCTCTCAGGCCTGAGTGGTCCTTTGCCTCTCAAACCCAATCCCACCCAGATGCTAATGAAACTGCCATTGGAGGTTTCATTTGGGGTGGGTCCCCTCTGCCAAAGGAGAGCCATCGTCTCCTCAGATGCAGGCTGCATCCTGACTCTTGTCCCAATGAAAACAGACACTGCACAGCCTGCCCTGTTATACCCGCTGAAGTCAGTGCATCCCCCTTGAGGTAGAGGATAGGAGCAACCATCCCACGGCTCACGCTGTGGGAAAACTGAGGTCCCAGGCCAATGCATAGAGGACCGCTTGGCCTATTGCTTCTCCTCCTTTATATTTCACATTTCACATTTCATACAGTGGCTCTGGGAGCGGCTCCTGCAGAAGACATGTGTCCACACATACTTAAGACTGATGGTTCTTTTGAGTTTTTTCATGCTTCATCAGTGAATTTCCCtaatagccttaaaaaaaaaaaagacttgtctTTAAATATGCTTATATCATGTCTTATTCTGAGCGACattattaaaaaatgtttctatataGCATCCAACATAGTGTTCCCTTGTTCTCAAACTCATTACCTCTAATTGCCAGTAGCAACGAAAATACTATCTGTTCTTGAGAGCACTCACCATCTTCTAATCAAATTAGTTAGGAGCAACGGGTAGAGGAGTGGGTAGGAGCCTGGAATAATAAGGGAGACGTAAAACACATGTGTTTTATCTTTCTCAACAGTCTTCTGTGCAAGGACCAGGGGATCATGGCCCGAGACTGCCAAGGCTCTGATGCCATTGTCCATCCTGAACCTTATCTTTCTAAAGGGCAGGGAGATTGGACATTTTATCGGAGTTCTTCGAGACTCAAtggcctctgatttttttttaggatttatttatttagtattatgtattcagtgctctgcctgcatgtacacctgcaggccagaagacggcatctgatcacattatacattatagatggtcatgagccaccatgtggttgctgggaattgaactcagaacctctggaagagcagacagtgctcttaaccactgagccatatttccagcccAGCCTCAGAATTTTAAACCATCAGGTTTCCTTCCTCTGAGCTAGTGGAGAGTTGGGCAAGAGTCGCTTTAAACACTCCCTGCAGGATGGAGGCATATCTCCACAGATCCCCTCCCATGCCATTCTTGGCATTTAAGTGTATGCATACAGGGTCTGCTTTATAGACAGTGAGGTAGGGAGGCACCCCTGGGACTCCTTAACTGGGCACCAGAGAAGGACCCAAGAAGGGAACCTGGAGTTGGCCATGGGAGCCATAGAGGATGATGCCTCAGCTGAAGTTTCTCTTTGTGTCTGGGTACTGGTGAGCCCTGCCACTTTCCTGAGAACTTCTGTCTGTAACTTCatccctccatcttcctgcttGAGTTACATTGTGCACTTGGCCATCTGCTCACCCATGAATTCACCCTCTCTCTTtgccatctcccctcccccatgcccttaTCCTACAGTGCGGCTCTGCAGAGTATATGGCACCTGAGGTGGTGGAGGTCTTTAGGGACGAGGCCACTTTCTATGACAAGCGCTGTGACCTGTGGAGCCTGGGTGTGGTCCTCTACATCATGCTGAGTGGCTACCCCCCCTTTGTAGGTCACTGTGGGGCTGACTGTGGCTGGGACCGGGGAGAGGTGTGCAGGGTGTGCCAGGTAAGTGCTGCCTGGGCCTCCCACTGGGCATGGGTGGGGTTCGGCATGTTTGTGGGGTACCAGACAGCTTTAGGATAGATTGTCCTAAGTCTGGGAGGAGTTTTTTGGCACCCTCTTCCGGTAGGGAAGCCAGAGGTAAAATGGAGATAGACATTCAGGCAGCTGGCATGTTAGGGGAGGATTGCTGAGAAGAGCGGACATGAACACACTCAGGTATGCCTGGCCAGGGGGAAAGACAAGGCCTGCAGGCAGGATGAGCGGGGCACGGAGGCACAGCGGGGAGGAGAGGGGCGGCATGCTggctgtggcaggaggagaggggCGGCATGCTGGCtgtgggcaggaggagagggcgGCATGCTGGCGGTGGGAGGATGTTGCCAGGAGCCAGGAGTTGGGCTTTTGTTCCACGGATACTATTCACACATCACCTCTCCTGCCCGACATGTGGCATAGCTGTGCTGGCCTTCCAACATCATTGAGTATTACTGGGGGATCTGAGGGAGATTTGGGGAGGAGGCTCTGCTTGTGATGTCCTCAAACGATGAGCAACAGTTCTAGCAGAGTTGGAACCAGGGTTACCAGATCAGTGGCAGCGTATCCTGCCCATCCCTGGCCAGTGTGACCGCAGAAGGAACTCTCTTTGGCTAGAACAAGCTATTCGAAAGCATCCAAGAAGGCAAATACGAGTTTCCTGACAAGGACTGGGCTCACATCTCCAACGAGGCCAAAGACCTCATCTCTAAGCTCCTGGTTCGAGATGCAAAGCAGAGACTCAGCGCGGCCCAAGTTCTGCAGCACCCGTGGGTACAAGGGGTGAGTGACCACAGGCTGGGTGGCCTACAGGAGGTGTCTCAAGGAAACCCTCATCCCAGACAGTGTGACTGCCCCAAGCTGAGTCTAGGTGGGACAGCAGCTTCAGTCACCGTATGGCAGAAGGAATTGACTCCTGGCTCAGCCCCCTGACATGCCAAAG from Acomys russatus chromosome 29, mAcoRus1.1, whole genome shotgun sequence encodes the following:
- the Mknk1 gene encoding MAP kinase-interacting serine/threonine-protein kinase 1 isoform X4, with protein sequence MQNRPEMGSSEPLPIVDSDKRRKKKRKTRATDSLPGKFEDVYKLTSELLGEGAYAKVQGAVSLQTGKEYAVKIIEKQAGHSRSRVFREVETLYQCQGNKNILELIEFFEDDTRFYLVFEKLQGGSILAHIQKRKHFHELEASRVVRDVATALDFLHTKGIAHRDLKPENILCESPEKVSPVKICDFDLGSGVKLNNSCTPITTPELTTPCGSAEYMAPEVVEVFRDEATFYDKRCDLWSLGVVLYIMLSGYPPFVGHCGADCGWDRGEVCRVCQNKLFESIQEGKYEFPDKDWAHISNEAKDLISKLLVRDAKQRLSAAQVLQHPWVQGKQQHHGLDPLRS